From the genome of archaeon BMS3Bbin15, one region includes:
- the guaB_1 gene encoding inosine-5'-monophosphate dehydrogenase, which produces MIKLTPVQREVLVALVDLYHKLRGDAVKGEDIADLIKKNPGTIRNQMQSLRSLGLVEGVPGPKGGYRPTTECYSILHYEEDEKEVAVPIRIKGKPVEDVNITGIELLSIHHPETCRSRINYLGDLKSLEIDEEVIIGPTPVNKLVISGKIIGRDDIDNVLLIDVTEMVSIPKEKVCDIAVKNIKYITPDYSIRDAARFFVKTGIRGAPVMVEGKAVGIITNSDISEAVSLGMENGSVKDIMSTTIITINENSPLYLAVELIEENNISRLLVVDSSNNVRGVVTRRDLLCRIFRLLGHAIF; this is translated from the coding sequence ATGATAAAGCTCACACCTGTGCAGAGAGAAGTACTTGTGGCTCTTGTTGACCTCTACCATAAATTAAGGGGGGATGCCGTCAAAGGCGAGGATATAGCAGACCTTATCAAGAAAAATCCAGGCACAATAAGGAATCAGATGCAGTCCCTCAGAAGTCTTGGTCTTGTTGAGGGTGTACCCGGGCCTAAAGGAGGATACAGACCAACCACGGAATGCTATTCTATCCTCCACTATGAAGAAGATGAAAAAGAGGTGGCAGTACCTATAAGAATCAAGGGTAAGCCTGTTGAGGATGTGAATATCACAGGCATTGAACTTCTGTCAATTCATCACCCTGAGACATGCCGCTCAAGGATTAACTATCTCGGTGACCTTAAAAGTCTGGAGATTGACGAAGAGGTAATAATAGGCCCTACGCCAGTGAACAAGCTTGTTATTAGTGGTAAAATTATAGGCAGAGACGACATAGATAATGTCCTGCTGATAGATGTTACCGAAATGGTCTCAATACCAAAGGAAAAGGTATGTGATATTGCTGTAAAGAATATAAAATATATAACTCCAGATTATTCTATCAGAGATGCTGCAAGGTTTTTTGTTAAAACCGGAATAAGAGGAGCACCTGTTATGGTTGAAGGTAAAGCCGTGGGTATAATAACCAATTCAGATATATCTGAAGCTGTTTCCTTGGGTATGGAAAATGGCAGCGTTAAAGATATAATGAGCACTACAATAATTACTATCAATGAAAATTCACCTCTATATCTTGCTGTAGAGCTGATAGAAGAAAATAATATCAGCAGACTTCTTGTGGTTGACAGCAGTAATAATGTTAGGGGTGTTGTTACAAGAAGGGACCTTCTATGCAGAATATTCAGACTTCTCGGGCATGCTATCTTTTAA
- a CDS encoding B12 binding domain protein, protein MAKLAFFMDYERYGRDEAPAILQFFQFLRDKGNEVDFFPTLNELLSVLGDKDYDAIAVSIFSSIELKELLKSLIEIKNLDSHITTIIGGHGIKGFTETLALCQGVDIVVEGEADLTLPLILKHIRRTEVNVYRAEIKTTSEAKLLGSEILPLLKEECYPPSISKEEAEHILDESFSRKVTIKGEEVEIRVPVSQIFINTEEGTVSGIYGTNTFIKRAKMLNPGLKYENIKLHLKPFPNAEEIDSLYTSYPWDIIEDRSYSRLSLYVQRGCNWNACTYCSIGTLPGRRVSPEKVLRVITEAREHGIKEIIFDDDQFIQTKDWCKEILDGIIKRGLNRSLSFGAMIRVDALSDISLVKKMKKANFVKIQVGVESFIKEKIEYFHKVPIGKEEEYISKARVLVDTLIREGIDAGIFIITTRPCEEKALVEICREIEEVLNITMASLEKHSRLPTFSFSDFLMAYPGAPLLKKEEYKEILVPIKILSSGRAEVQVMRVPYIFEFKNSALLGFFSSLREISIKRGVAPEIKNETLEHIEDILLAIKLTAGSLDSDIAVRIEAVFSALNLLSEAEQDRLAALFGVDRKNIKGYLIRLGQSDFKSVVKGVKSINPEAWRFEKVASSARKDKEEIMQYLKLLENRLYEIEMIVYREIKMHMKRSKNELIKAESRKEAIKKIHDIRAEAKALMKRYYPYYRGRRTIESQLEWLEEYEKAIISQ, encoded by the coding sequence ATGGCAAAACTGGCTTTTTTCATGGACTATGAGAGGTATGGCAGGGATGAAGCCCCTGCTATTCTCCAGTTTTTTCAGTTCCTGAGAGATAAGGGGAATGAGGTGGATTTTTTTCCTACGCTAAATGAGCTGCTTTCAGTTTTAGGGGATAAGGATTATGATGCAATAGCTGTGTCTATTTTCTCAAGCATTGAGCTCAAAGAGCTTCTGAAGAGTCTGATTGAAATAAAAAACCTGGATTCACACATAACAACAATAATAGGAGGGCATGGTATCAAGGGTTTTACTGAAACTCTTGCACTTTGCCAGGGTGTTGATATTGTGGTTGAGGGAGAGGCTGATTTAACACTGCCACTCATACTCAAACATATCAGAAGAACAGAAGTTAATGTTTACAGAGCAGAGATTAAGACAACATCTGAGGCAAAACTTCTCGGCAGTGAGATTCTACCCCTTTTAAAAGAGGAGTGCTATCCTCCATCCATATCAAAAGAGGAGGCAGAACATATTCTTGATGAAAGCTTCTCAAGAAAGGTGACGATTAAAGGGGAAGAGGTTGAAATCAGAGTTCCTGTCTCCCAGATATTTATAAATACTGAGGAAGGTACAGTATCAGGCATATATGGAACCAATACATTTATAAAAAGAGCAAAAATGCTCAACCCAGGGCTGAAGTATGAAAATATAAAGCTTCACCTGAAACCCTTTCCAAATGCAGAAGAAATTGACAGTTTATACACCAGCTATCCCTGGGATATTATTGAAGACAGAAGCTACTCCAGACTCAGTCTCTATGTGCAGAGAGGCTGTAACTGGAATGCCTGTACATACTGCTCAATAGGAACCCTGCCTGGAAGAAGAGTATCGCCTGAGAAGGTTCTCAGAGTTATCACTGAAGCCAGAGAACATGGAATTAAAGAGATAATTTTTGACGACGACCAGTTTATACAGACAAAAGACTGGTGCAAAGAAATTCTCGATGGAATTATTAAAAGAGGATTGAACAGAAGTCTATCATTCGGGGCTATGATAAGAGTTGATGCTCTTAGCGATATCTCACTGGTAAAGAAAATGAAAAAAGCTAATTTTGTGAAGATTCAGGTGGGAGTAGAAAGTTTCATAAAAGAAAAAATCGAATACTTTCACAAGGTTCCCATAGGGAAAGAAGAGGAGTATATTTCAAAAGCAAGAGTACTTGTCGATACTCTTATCAGAGAGGGTATAGATGCAGGAATTTTTATAATCACAACAAGACCATGTGAAGAGAAGGCGCTTGTGGAAATCTGCAGAGAGATAGAGGAGGTTTTAAATATAACCATGGCCTCTCTTGAAAAACATTCCAGACTTCCCACTTTCAGCTTCAGCGACTTCCTTATGGCCTATCCCGGTGCCCCTCTTCTCAAGAAAGAAGAGTACAAGGAAATTCTTGTACCCATAAAAATTCTATCTTCAGGAAGGGCAGAAGTTCAGGTTATGAGAGTACCATATATCTTCGAATTTAAAAACTCTGCCCTGCTGGGCTTTTTCAGTTCTCTCAGGGAAATCAGCATCAAGAGAGGCGTTGCACCGGAGATTAAAAATGAAACCCTTGAGCATATTGAAGATATCCTACTTGCCATTAAGCTAACTGCAGGGAGTCTTGACTCAGATATCGCAGTCAGAATAGAAGCAGTATTTTCTGCCCTTAACCTTCTCAGTGAAGCAGAACAGGACAGGCTTGCAGCTTTATTCGGGGTTGACAGAAAGAATATCAAAGGCTACCTTATCAGGCTTGGACAGTCAGACTTCAAAAGCGTTGTAAAGGGTGTGAAGAGTATTAACCCTGAAGCCTGGAGATTTGAGAAGGTAGCTTCCTCTGCACGTAAAGATAAAGAGGAGATTATGCAGTATCTAAAACTTCTTGAAAATCGCCTATATGAGATTGAGATGATAGTCTACAGGGAGATAAAAATGCATATGAAGAGAAGCAAGAATGAACTTATTAAGGCTGAAAGCAGGAAAGAGGCAATTAAAAAAATTCATGATATAAGGGCAGAAGCAAAGGCTCTTATGAAACGCTACTACCCCTACTACAGAGGAAGGAGAACTATTGAAAGCCAGCTTGAATGGCTGGAAGAATATGAAAAAGCCATAATCAGTCAATAG
- a CDS encoding nucleotidyltransferase domain protein — translation MKVYTIDTSKRKVIYDKLYDALKRDEILFVYVYGSFIRGVFRDIDIGVYLRNFKNKEDIIRYETTLESELEYTVGFPFDVRIINYAPLSFRFNVIKNGKLLFSKDESERSNFECLTFVEFHDFKFHRDSYRREAIGIEV, via the coding sequence ATGAAAGTTTATACCATTGACACATCAAAAAGAAAGGTAATCTACGATAAGTTGTATGATGCTTTAAAACGTGATGAAATACTTTTTGTATATGTGTATGGCTCTTTTATCCGGGGTGTTTTTAGAGATATAGATATTGGGGTATATTTACGAAACTTTAAAAATAAAGAGGATATTATCAGATATGAAACTACTCTTGAAAGTGAATTAGAATATACAGTGGGCTTTCCTTTCGACGTGCGCATTATAAACTATGCACCTCTCTCTTTTAGATTTAATGTGATAAAAAACGGAAAACTGCTTTTCAGCAAGGATGAAAGTGAGAGAAGTAACTTTGAGTGTTTAACATTTGTAGAGTTTCATGATTTTAAATTTCACAGAGATTCCTACAGGAGAGAGGCAATTGGCATTGAAGTATGA
- a CDS encoding DNA repair and recombination protein RadB — MTTSKDVLEPYRGSSKEWKMPLNCIMDNILSGGVEAGVITQVYGPSGAGKTNFCIIATVNAVRINKKVVFIDTEGSHSFDRLMQVAGKDYDRVLKSLYFYEAHTFEEQEFIIENLDSILDESFGLIVVDSAVALYRVIRNDDSVHDLNRRLSRQMAKLIELARHYNLTVVLTNQVYSSPGNSENEPVAGDILRYWSKAIVELKRNGKKREAVLKRHRSLPEDVKVKFKITKDGIEGV, encoded by the coding sequence ATGACGACTTCTAAAGATGTTCTGGAGCCCTACAGGGGGAGTTCAAAAGAGTGGAAAATGCCCTTAAATTGTATAATGGATAATATTCTCTCTGGAGGGGTAGAAGCTGGTGTGATAACACAGGTTTATGGCCCATCGGGTGCTGGAAAAACAAATTTCTGCATAATCGCAACTGTGAATGCTGTAAGAATTAATAAAAAAGTGGTTTTTATCGACACAGAGGGCAGCCACAGTTTTGATAGACTGATGCAGGTAGCCGGCAAAGACTACGACAGGGTTCTGAAATCTCTTTACTTCTACGAAGCCCATACCTTTGAGGAGCAGGAGTTTATTATAGAGAATCTGGATAGTATTCTGGACGAGAGCTTCGGCCTGATTGTGGTCGATAGCGCTGTTGCCCTCTACAGAGTTATCAGAAATGACGATTCAGTTCACGATTTAAACAGGAGATTGAGCAGGCAGATGGCAAAACTCATTGAACTTGCAAGACACTACAATCTCACTGTAGTTCTAACAAATCAGGTTTATTCTTCTCCGGGCAACTCAGAGAACGAACCTGTTGCTGGAGATATTCTGAGGTACTGGAGCAAGGCTATAGTTGAGCTAAAAAGGAATGGTAAGAAGAGGGAGGCTGTGCTGAAGAGGCACAGGTCTCTTCCTGAGGATGTAAAAGTAAAGTTTAAAATCACAAAGGATGGGATTGAAGGTGTCTGA
- a CDS encoding chromosome segregation protein: MTFISEEDFKKGGEELRKSWFELYSSLEAIDKFHDPLDKEYEKYLAELISSVEEEKKLLTLVSDSAMKLFKGKMQEFGSLSAPLKHALVELEKSLKDNLNSLKRYSETLPQVEKVEKELDMKRKKLAELKMLEDKICSEYEEKQEIYRNKTKNIRDVTSNKLIKIRDEFIDEIEDIFEGYELLDESGKKLSFDILFQNLIKDPEYYKKVTISSKGFFKRKSDLAARNIVLKYRAEAAKEKIIPLLEEEKRKTADLTQEKRLMEELKRKCNEMKVEIGEIAKVKDRLEKESKDFKKIIETHGRMFSDYRAMLEIRANFLDMLENVRKYWKKLFDLIEDSIKDYTPEEKDTEKRELRVSLKNMRQSIRERDEAIRRLRAEVENAGKSIEILKKEKEEFESRVKSLKKVKTERENEIEVFENQVSNLKSKLEKRISEISQLLSVKKELTSKLGDSVRIAEGLEVKKNKLEEELEMLRGELEDRGNRIKDLEGVKTELENEGKEHIERIKILEAENSSLKDKVRVFKDSIIEEDKKRKELESKLKKLEEEIEIKDRDMAIAEKDIDELKLKTKKLTDENRKLNGRISAFEERSASREKELLSLMEGLNIKEVEFRDIRQEIKDLENEKNKSLKEAEKKIKKLEAEIKKLKTSKKKEKKKKTRKKESSKEEARVGEKLKNLRDRRIE; this comes from the coding sequence GAGGGGAAGAGCTCAGAAAAAGCTGGTTTGAACTTTACAGTTCTCTTGAAGCTATTGATAAATTCCACGACCCTCTTGATAAGGAGTATGAGAAATACCTTGCTGAACTTATAAGCAGCGTAGAGGAGGAGAAAAAACTTCTAACCCTTGTATCAGACTCTGCAATGAAACTCTTCAAAGGGAAAATGCAGGAATTTGGTAGCCTGTCCGCTCCTCTCAAACATGCCCTTGTGGAATTGGAGAAGTCACTTAAAGATAACCTTAATAGTCTTAAAAGATACAGTGAAACATTACCTCAAGTTGAGAAAGTCGAGAAAGAGCTTGATATGAAGAGAAAAAAACTTGCCGAGCTTAAAATGCTGGAAGATAAAATATGTAGTGAATATGAAGAAAAGCAGGAAATATACAGAAATAAAACTAAGAATATTAGAGATGTAACTTCTAATAAACTCATTAAGATAAGAGATGAATTTATTGATGAGATTGAGGATATCTTTGAGGGATATGAACTTCTTGATGAGAGTGGCAAAAAGCTCAGCTTTGATATTCTCTTTCAGAATCTCATAAAAGACCCTGAATATTATAAAAAAGTAACAATTTCATCAAAAGGCTTCTTCAAACGCAAGTCAGACCTGGCTGCCAGAAATATAGTGCTGAAGTACAGGGCAGAGGCTGCAAAGGAAAAGATAATTCCACTGCTGGAAGAGGAAAAGAGAAAGACTGCTGATTTAACTCAAGAAAAAAGATTAATGGAAGAGCTTAAAAGAAAATGTAACGAAATGAAAGTTGAGATAGGAGAGATAGCTAAGGTAAAAGATAGGCTTGAGAAGGAAAGTAAGGATTTCAAGAAGATTATTGAGACTCATGGGAGGATGTTTTCTGACTACAGAGCTATGCTGGAAATAAGGGCGAATTTTCTTGATATGCTTGAAAATGTCCGGAAGTACTGGAAGAAACTATTTGACCTTATTGAAGACTCCATTAAAGATTATACTCCTGAAGAAAAAGATACAGAGAAGAGAGAGCTTAGAGTTTCCCTGAAAAACATGAGGCAGAGTATCAGGGAAAGGGATGAGGCAATTAGGAGACTCAGGGCAGAGGTTGAGAATGCCGGGAAGAGTATTGAAATACTTAAGAAGGAAAAGGAAGAGTTTGAAAGCAGGGTTAAGAGTCTTAAAAAAGTGAAAACTGAAAGGGAGAATGAAATTGAAGTTTTTGAGAATCAGGTATCAAATCTTAAATCTAAACTGGAGAAGAGAATTTCTGAGATAAGCCAGCTTCTCAGTGTAAAGAAAGAACTTACGTCAAAGCTTGGTGATAGTGTGAGGATTGCCGAGGGATTGGAAGTTAAAAAGAATAAGCTCGAAGAAGAGCTTGAAATGTTAAGAGGAGAGCTGGAAGATAGAGGTAACAGGATTAAAGACCTTGAGGGAGTTAAAACAGAACTTGAGAATGAAGGAAAAGAACATATTGAAAGGATAAAGATTCTTGAAGCAGAGAACAGTAGCCTGAAGGATAAAGTCAGGGTTTTTAAAGATAGTATTATTGAGGAAGATAAAAAGAGAAAAGAACTGGAGAGTAAACTGAAAAAACTTGAAGAAGAGATAGAAATAAAAGACAGGGACATGGCAATAGCTGAAAAAGATATAGATGAATTAAAGCTGAAGACTAAAAAGTTAACAGATGAAAACAGAAAGCTTAATGGCAGAATTTCAGCTTTTGAGGAGCGTTCTGCTTCACGTGAGAAGGAGCTTCTATCTCTGATGGAAGGACTCAATATAAAGGAGGTTGAATTCAGGGACATTCGACAGGAGATTAAAGACCTTGAAAACGAAAAAAATAAATCTTTGAAAGAAGCAGAAAAGAAAATAAAGAAGCTGGAAGCTGAAATAAAAAAACTTAAAACTTCAAAGAAAAAAGAAAAAAAGAAAAAGACCAGAAAGAAGGAGAGCAGTAAAGAAGAGGCCAGGGTCGGTGAGAAGCTCAAGAATCTCAGAGATAGAAGGATTGAATAA
- a CDS encoding 4Fe-4S binding domain protein translates to MGLKVSEIYLLDSKIPVKNQEQWSKSKFSIAYRLEELAERSGFSSFIEEGDLVAIKVHFGDHGTTRALRSLYIRKMVEIVRSLGGEPFVTETCGLGMIHDRNRATGRIKIARENGYTYETLEAPIIIADGIKGFDYVEVDAPEPLGKVDVARAIYEADKVVALTHVTAHMGSGFGGAIKNIGVGCVAKPTKFDLHHCEKPEIIEDRCTLCRKCEKICTSGAIRAPEIDSEKCIKCDGCSEVCREHAIKVEWTDGRELSQRITRAAGGVLNSKGKDKFFYFNFMLEVTPHCDCFSFSDSPMAEDAGILAGSDILAIDRASADIINRGNDIFLSLYPEVDYRVQFETAEALCIGSSEYKIVKLENKV, encoded by the coding sequence ATGGGATTGAAGGTGTCTGAAATTTATCTACTTGATTCAAAGATACCTGTGAAAAACCAGGAGCAATGGAGCAAGTCAAAGTTTAGTATTGCCTACAGGCTCGAAGAGCTTGCAGAGAGAAGTGGTTTCTCAAGCTTTATAGAAGAGGGAGACCTGGTTGCCATCAAAGTCCACTTTGGTGACCATGGCACAACAAGAGCTCTGAGAAGCCTCTATATCCGGAAGATGGTTGAAATTGTCAGGTCACTTGGTGGAGAACCCTTTGTGACTGAGACCTGCGGGCTGGGAATGATTCATGACAGAAATAGAGCCACAGGCAGGATTAAAATCGCCAGAGAGAATGGTTATACCTACGAAACTCTGGAAGCGCCAATAATAATCGCCGATGGTATAAAGGGATTTGATTATGTTGAAGTTGATGCACCCGAACCTCTTGGAAAGGTTGATGTTGCAAGGGCTATTTATGAGGCAGATAAGGTTGTTGCTCTCACTCATGTTACAGCGCATATGGGTTCTGGCTTTGGCGGTGCCATAAAGAATATAGGCGTGGGATGTGTTGCCAAGCCAACAAAGTTTGACCTTCACCACTGTGAAAAACCTGAGATTATCGAAGATAGGTGTACTCTCTGCAGAAAATGCGAAAAAATCTGCACTTCAGGAGCAATAAGGGCACCTGAAATCGACAGTGAAAAGTGCATAAAGTGCGACGGGTGCAGTGAAGTCTGTAGAGAGCATGCCATAAAGGTGGAGTGGACAGACGGCAGGGAGCTCAGCCAGAGAATAACCAGAGCAGCCGGGGGGGTGCTGAATTCAAAGGGAAAAGATAAATTCTTCTACTTTAACTTTATGCTCGAAGTAACTCCTCACTGTGACTGCTTCTCTTTCAGCGACTCACCCATGGCCGAGGATGCAGGAATTTTAGCCGGGAGCGACATTCTTGCTATCGACAGGGCCAGCGCTGATATTATCAACCGTGGAAATGATATTTTTCTCAGCCTCTATCCGGAGGTAGATTACAGAGTGCAGTTTGAGACTGCTGAGGCACTGTGCATCGGAAGTTCAGAATATAAAATTGTGAAGCTCGAAAATAAGGTTTAG
- a CDS encoding 4Fe-4S binding domain protein: MIPVVDQRACIGCGACERICPEVFRLINNKSNVIDSDACYTCECEKVLEECKPRAITLYDDF, from the coding sequence ATGATACCCGTAGTAGACCAGAGAGCATGCATAGGATGTGGGGCATGCGAGAGAATATGTCCCGAGGTTTTCAGACTCATAAACAACAAAAGCAATGTTATTGATTCAGACGCCTGTTACACCTGTGAGTGTGAAAAGGTTTTAGAGGAATGCAAGCCAAGAGCTATTACACTTTATGACGACTTCTAA